Proteins encoded within one genomic window of Nonomuraea gerenzanensis:
- a CDS encoding ASCH domain-containing protein, whose translation MWPRIDGLRVMELGTPGKVRAELTGLALSGAKKATAGILPLDYEAEGEEVERVGERLVLVDSSGERVGEIEITRVELTPFAEVGWEFAEAEGEGYGSVADWRETHRRYWAGVGYEVEDRTTVVCLWFRLVSSAHAAS comes from the coding sequence ATGTGGCCACGCATCGACGGGCTGAGGGTGATGGAGCTCGGCACCCCGGGGAAGGTCCGGGCCGAGCTTACCGGGCTGGCATTGTCGGGTGCCAAGAAAGCGACGGCGGGCATTCTGCCGCTCGACTACGAGGCTGAGGGGGAGGAAGTCGAGCGGGTCGGTGAGCGGCTTGTGCTCGTTGATTCTTCGGGTGAGCGGGTGGGGGAAATTGAGATAACCCGGGTCGAGCTGACGCCGTTCGCCGAAGTGGGGTGGGAGTTCGCCGAGGCCGAGGGGGAGGGGTATGGGTCGGTTGCTGATTGGCGGGAGACCCATCGGCGGTATTGGGCGGGGGTGGGGTATGAGGTCGAGGACAGGACTACGGTGGTGTGCCTCTGGTTTCGCCTCGTGTCCTCTGCTCATGCTGCTTCGTGA
- a CDS encoding CGNR zinc finger domain-containing protein, translating to MPYPAELVRDFVNTFDVETQADELSSPAELAVWLRERDLVGPRDRATDDDLQTAHALREGLRAALRRERAELPDLPLRVEVRGGAPELVPAVAGVRGGLARIAAAPLGATWDRLKVCAEETCQWAFIDLSKNRSRSWCSMRVCGNRTKTRAYRARKRGSRRLQASNTDTV from the coding sequence ATGCCGTACCCCGCGGAGCTCGTACGAGACTTCGTGAACACGTTCGATGTGGAAACCCAAGCGGACGAGCTGTCCTCCCCCGCCGAGCTGGCGGTGTGGCTGCGCGAGCGCGACCTCGTCGGCCCGCGCGACCGCGCCACCGACGACGACCTGCAGACCGCGCACGCGCTGCGCGAGGGCCTGCGTGCCGCGCTCAGACGCGAGCGGGCCGAGCTGCCGGACCTGCCGCTGCGGGTGGAGGTGCGGGGCGGGGCGCCGGAGCTGGTGCCGGCGGTCGCCGGGGTGCGGGGCGGGCTGGCCAGGATCGCGGCGGCGCCGCTGGGCGCGACGTGGGACCGGCTGAAGGTGTGCGCGGAGGAAACCTGTCAGTGGGCGTTCATCGACTTGTCGAAGAACCGTTCCCGCTCGTGGTGTTCGATGCGGGTATGCGGCAACCGCACCAAGACACGGGCTTACCGGGCGAGGAAGCGGGGTTCGCGTCGTCTCCAAGCCTCAAACACCGATACGGTGTAA
- a CDS encoding GAF and ANTAR domain-containing protein, translating to MPTDIEEFERALTDCVTIAGQAMPDCAMLSIALCGEDDIHTAACSHARAELLDGLQQATGQGPMLDALDTGKSLTVLDLPSDSRWPRFTAGAPELRVVHCEPLEFEGTLLGMLTVYSCDAEGLPDDAWVALRITAAHVPVLFRTALGAARMREVAAQLKEALTTRAIIDQALGIVMAQRRCTAREAFDILRQVSQDRNVKVHQLAASIVEKVSGQPPQRPRFEEPPQRISSRRT from the coding sequence ATGCCCACCGACATCGAGGAGTTCGAGCGGGCGCTCACTGACTGTGTCACCATCGCCGGTCAGGCGATGCCCGACTGCGCGATGCTGAGCATCGCCCTGTGCGGGGAGGACGACATCCACACCGCCGCCTGCTCGCATGCGCGGGCCGAGCTGCTCGACGGGCTGCAGCAGGCCACCGGGCAGGGGCCGATGCTCGACGCGCTCGACACCGGCAAGTCGCTGACGGTGCTCGACCTGCCTTCCGACTCGCGGTGGCCGCGCTTCACGGCGGGGGCCCCTGAGCTGCGGGTGGTGCACTGTGAGCCGCTGGAGTTCGAGGGCACGCTGCTGGGCATGCTCACCGTCTACTCCTGCGACGCCGAGGGGCTGCCCGACGACGCGTGGGTGGCTTTACGGATCACGGCCGCGCACGTTCCCGTGCTGTTCCGTACGGCGCTGGGCGCGGCCCGCATGCGGGAGGTCGCGGCGCAGCTCAAGGAGGCGCTGACCACCCGCGCGATCATCGATCAGGCCCTCGGCATCGTGATGGCGCAGCGGCGGTGCACGGCGCGGGAGGCGTTCGACATCCTCCGGCAGGTCTCCCAGGACAGGAACGTCAAGGTGCACCAGCTCGCGGCCTCGATCGTGGAGAAGGTCAGCGGCCAGCCCCCGCAGCGCCCACGCTTCGAGGAACCGCCGCAGCGCATCTCCAGCCGCAGGACATAA
- a CDS encoding DMT family transporter, translating to MPATVYAIRGFDPWLVAVGRAVIAGAIAVICLKAARHPLLPPRSQWPAYALIILGVVIGFPVFSSLALALGASTAHSAVIVGLLPAATAACAVLRASERPRPLFWVGCTTGAAAITAFTLIQHQGRPSWPDLLLLGALGSAAIGYTEGGRLAKHTPGWRVISHALVLSLPLTVPVTAVLAATTPITVTGEALAGFAYVSVISMFVGFIPWYAGLARGGIARAGQTQLTQPLMTLVWAWFLMGERFGPLTVVAALAVLVCVAITQRART from the coding sequence ATGCCGGCCACCGTCTACGCAATCCGCGGCTTCGACCCGTGGCTGGTGGCGGTGGGCAGGGCCGTCATAGCAGGCGCCATCGCCGTGATCTGCCTGAAAGCCGCCCGGCACCCCCTCCTCCCACCCAGATCGCAGTGGCCCGCCTACGCCCTGATCATCCTGGGCGTCGTCATCGGCTTCCCCGTCTTCAGCAGCCTCGCCCTCGCCCTGGGCGCCAGCACCGCCCACTCCGCCGTGATCGTCGGCCTCCTCCCGGCCGCCACGGCCGCCTGCGCCGTCCTACGCGCCTCGGAACGCCCCCGCCCCCTGTTCTGGGTCGGCTGTACGACCGGCGCCGCCGCCATCACCGCCTTCACCCTCATCCAGCACCAGGGCCGGCCGTCCTGGCCCGACCTGCTCCTCCTCGGCGCCCTCGGCTCCGCGGCGATCGGCTACACGGAGGGCGGCCGCCTGGCCAAGCACACCCCGGGCTGGCGGGTCATCTCCCACGCCCTGGTCCTCTCGCTCCCCCTGACGGTCCCCGTCACGGCGGTCCTCGCCGCCACCACCCCGATCACCGTCACGGGCGAGGCCCTGGCGGGCTTCGCGTACGTGTCGGTGATCTCCATGTTCGTGGGCTTCATCCCCTGGTACGCGGGCCTGGCCAGAGGCGGGATCGCCAGAGCGGGGCAGACCCAGCTCACCCAGCCCCTGATGACGCTCGTCTGGGCCTGGTTCCTGATGGGGGAGCGGTTCGGGCCGCTGACCGTGGTGGCGGCGCTGGCCGTCCTGGTGTGCGTGGCCATCACCCAGCGCGCCCGTACTTGA
- a CDS encoding GNAT family N-acetyltransferase codes for MTGAAAEKMWLRQWDEAIVAPPSPMHRVLVAVETILDTEGFPALGAGGSAALVTPRGGERVVGLVSHAPAEDPDLDPGRVAEMLTLLVDPDFVRRGHGSRLLNATVDYMREDGFRQIVTWVFAENYAMLGFLESAGWGEDMAERVLDMGRPVRMIRLTTDIS; via the coding sequence ATGACTGGCGCGGCGGCCGAGAAGATGTGGCTGCGCCAGTGGGACGAGGCGATCGTCGCCCCGCCCAGCCCCATGCACCGGGTGCTGGTGGCGGTGGAGACCATCCTCGACACCGAGGGCTTTCCCGCTCTCGGCGCGGGCGGAAGTGCCGCCCTGGTCACCCCGCGTGGCGGGGAGCGCGTGGTCGGGCTCGTCTCCCATGCGCCCGCCGAGGACCCCGATCTCGACCCCGGACGGGTGGCCGAGATGCTGACGCTGCTGGTCGACCCCGACTTCGTCCGGCGGGGCCACGGCAGCCGCCTGCTCAACGCCACCGTCGACTACATGCGCGAGGACGGCTTCCGTCAGATCGTCACCTGGGTCTTCGCGGAGAACTACGCGATGCTCGGTTTCCTGGAGTCGGCGGGATGGGGCGAGGACATGGCGGAGCGCGTCCTCGACATGGGCCGCCCGGTCCGGATGATCAGGCTCACGACCGACATCAGCTAG
- a CDS encoding ABC transporter ATP-binding protein encodes MLSVNGLTVRQPASGRTLLSGVSFEAAPGESVAIVGESGSGKSLTVRALLGLLPAGLESSGEIHLGGHRVDGDPRTMRRLRGGTVSLLMQDPFTLLNPLRKAGRQIADGLPAGADRAAEVTRLLAEVGLGAEVAGRYPFQLSGGMRQRVGLAAALAAGPRILVADEPTTALDATTQREVLALIRRVQRARDMTFLLITHDLRVAFSMCDRIVVMYAGRVVEIGTAAELRARPRHPYTRALLAAEPPADRRLAVLPSVPGSVPAHDAVAGRCGFADRCAHADPRCRVGTPELRPAPARRERAEGGGWLSACVRADELPDQPPPPPAVVTPARTSADAVLAIRDLRKTYRGTSRPALDGVSLTVAPGEIVAVVGESGSGKTTLARCVTGLERPDSGTILLDGQDCSDYTRLPRRAVRRARRTAQMIFQDPYSTLNPARTVRATLKEALQADGRPPDVAALLELVGLDPALAAMRPAGLSGGERQRVAIARAVAGEPRLLVCDEPVSALDVSVQAQVLTLLAGLRERLSMGLLFITHDLAVVRQLADRLYVLRAGQCVESGEVARVLDGPSHPYTRELLASVPDGSRAWP; translated from the coding sequence ATGCTGAGCGTCAACGGCCTGACCGTACGGCAGCCCGCCTCCGGGCGCACGCTGCTGTCCGGCGTGTCCTTCGAGGCCGCGCCGGGGGAGTCGGTCGCCATCGTGGGCGAGTCGGGCTCCGGCAAGTCGCTGACCGTGCGGGCGCTGCTCGGGCTGCTGCCCGCCGGGCTGGAGTCGTCCGGGGAGATCCACCTCGGCGGGCACCGCGTGGACGGCGACCCGCGGACGATGCGGCGGCTGCGCGGCGGCACCGTGTCGCTGCTCATGCAGGACCCGTTCACGCTGCTCAACCCGCTGCGCAAGGCAGGCAGGCAGATCGCCGACGGCCTGCCCGCCGGCGCCGACCGGGCGGCCGAGGTGACCAGGCTGCTCGCCGAGGTCGGGCTCGGGGCCGAGGTGGCGGGGCGGTACCCGTTCCAGCTCTCCGGCGGGATGCGGCAGCGCGTCGGGCTCGCGGCGGCGCTCGCGGCCGGGCCCCGGATCCTCGTCGCCGACGAGCCCACCACCGCACTCGACGCCACCACCCAGCGTGAGGTGCTGGCGCTCATCCGGCGCGTGCAGCGGGCAAGGGACATGACGTTCCTGCTGATCACGCACGATCTGCGGGTGGCGTTCTCGATGTGCGACCGGATCGTCGTCATGTACGCGGGGCGCGTCGTGGAGATCGGCACGGCGGCGGAGCTGCGCGCGCGGCCACGGCACCCGTACACGCGGGCGCTGCTGGCCGCCGAGCCGCCCGCCGATCGGCGCCTGGCGGTGCTGCCCTCGGTGCCCGGCTCCGTGCCGGCGCACGACGCGGTGGCGGGGCGCTGCGGCTTCGCCGACCGGTGCGCGCACGCCGACCCCCGCTGCCGCGTGGGCACCCCCGAGCTGCGGCCCGCGCCCGCGCGTCGTGAGCGGGCGGAGGGCGGGGGGTGGCTGTCCGCCTGTGTGCGCGCCGACGAGCTGCCCGACCAGCCCCCGCCCCCACCGGCCGTCGTCACGCCCGCGCGCACCTCCGCCGACGCCGTCCTCGCCATCCGCGACCTGCGCAAGACCTACCGCGGCACCAGCCGACCGGCCCTCGACGGCGTCAGCCTCACCGTCGCCCCCGGCGAGATCGTGGCCGTCGTCGGCGAGTCGGGCTCCGGCAAGACCACCCTGGCCCGCTGCGTGACCGGCCTGGAACGCCCGGACTCCGGCACGATCCTGCTCGACGGCCAGGACTGCTCCGACTACACCCGGCTGCCCCGCCGGGCGGTCCGCCGCGCCCGCCGTACGGCACAGATGATCTTCCAGGACCCCTACTCCACCCTCAACCCCGCCCGCACCGTCCGCGCCACCCTCAAGGAGGCCCTGCAGGCAGACGGCCGCCCGCCCGACGTGGCCGCGCTGCTGGAGCTGGTGGGCCTCGACCCCGCCCTGGCCGCGATGCGCCCGGCGGGCCTGTCGGGCGGCGAGCGGCAGCGGGTGGCCATCGCCCGCGCCGTGGCGGGCGAGCCCCGCCTGCTGGTCTGCGACGAGCCGGTCTCGGCGCTGGACGTGTCGGTGCAGGCCCAGGTGCTCACCCTGCTCGCCGGGCTGCGCGAGCGGCTGTCGATGGGGCTGCTGTTCATCACCCACGACCTGGCCGTGGTGCGCCAGCTCGCCGACCGGCTCTACGTGCTGCGGGCCGGGCAGTGCGTGGAGAGCGGCGAGGTGGCGCGGGTGCTCGACGGGCCCTCCCACCCCTACACGCGCGAGCTGCTGGCCAGCGTGCCCGACGGCTCGCGCGCCTGGCCCTAG
- a CDS encoding aminotransferase-like domain-containing protein: MTNDSSIAQIAAILREEADRLGPGARLPSSREIMRRHNVSPVTVSRAIGQLAAEGRVVTRPGSGAFVTQRTGHAQDAPDLSWQTVALGDRVVDEGPVSVLLGAAPEGVVPLTGGYLRPGLRPDRQLAAAAARAVRRPDAWAMPPLTGLRELRRWFATQAGSDVTEADALVVSGGQAALTHAFRALAAPGTPILVETPTYPGALAAARAAGLRATAVPMDRDGVRPELLAEAFAVTGARVFFCQPTLHNPTGATLPPERREQVLEVARAAGAFVVEDDYARYLTAQPPASLASMDRHGTVVHIVSLTKILSPSMRVAAVIARGPAAHRLRASQLVESFFVARPLQETALEFVGSPAWRRHLTAVHGEIATRRDALAAALAELLPEAEPHLLPAGGMHLWVRLPAEVDETALVEAARRNGVLVSPGRLYYASEPPGPRIRLTHMAAAHLAELREGVRRLAEALAITGK; encoded by the coding sequence ATGACCAACGATAGCAGTATCGCCCAGATCGCCGCGATACTGCGCGAAGAGGCCGACCGCCTAGGCCCAGGCGCCCGCCTCCCCTCCAGCCGCGAGATCATGCGCCGCCACAACGTCAGCCCCGTCACCGTCTCCAGAGCCATCGGCCAACTGGCGGCGGAGGGCCGGGTGGTGACGAGGCCAGGCAGCGGCGCCTTCGTGACGCAGCGGACCGGCCACGCGCAGGACGCCCCCGACCTCTCCTGGCAGACCGTCGCGTTGGGCGACCGGGTGGTGGACGAGGGGCCGGTGTCGGTGCTGCTGGGCGCGGCTCCCGAGGGGGTGGTGCCGCTGACCGGCGGGTATCTGCGGCCGGGCCTGCGCCCGGACAGGCAGCTGGCCGCCGCCGCGGCGCGGGCGGTGCGCAGGCCGGACGCCTGGGCGATGCCGCCGCTGACGGGCCTGCGGGAGCTGCGGCGCTGGTTCGCGACGCAGGCGGGCAGCGACGTGACGGAGGCCGACGCACTGGTGGTGAGTGGCGGCCAGGCGGCGCTGACGCACGCGTTCAGGGCGCTGGCGGCGCCGGGGACGCCCATCCTGGTCGAGACGCCCACCTACCCGGGCGCGCTGGCGGCGGCCAGGGCGGCCGGGCTGCGGGCCACGGCCGTGCCCATGGACCGCGACGGCGTACGCCCTGAGCTGCTGGCGGAGGCGTTCGCGGTCACCGGGGCGCGGGTGTTCTTCTGCCAGCCGACCCTGCACAACCCCACGGGCGCCACCCTGCCGCCGGAGCGCAGGGAGCAGGTGCTGGAGGTGGCCAGGGCGGCGGGGGCGTTCGTGGTGGAGGACGACTACGCCCGGTATCTGACCGCGCAGCCGCCCGCGTCCCTGGCCTCGATGGACCGGCACGGCACCGTGGTGCACATCGTGTCGCTGACCAAGATCCTGTCGCCGAGCATGCGGGTGGCGGCCGTCATCGCCAGGGGCCCGGCGGCGCACCGGCTGCGGGCGAGCCAGCTCGTGGAGTCGTTCTTCGTGGCGCGGCCTCTGCAGGAGACGGCGCTGGAGTTCGTGGGGTCGCCGGCCTGGCGGCGGCACCTGACGGCGGTGCACGGCGAGATCGCGACGCGCCGCGACGCGCTCGCGGCGGCCCTGGCCGAGCTGCTGCCGGAGGCGGAGCCGCACCTGCTGCCCGCGGGCGGGATGCACCTGTGGGTCCGGCTGCCCGCCGAGGTGGACGAGACCGCACTGGTGGAGGCCGCCAGGCGGAACGGGGTGCTGGTCAGCCCCGGCCGGTTGTACTACGCGTCGGAGCCGCCGGGGCCGCGGATCAGGCTCACGCACATGGCCGCCGCGCATCTGGCGGAGCTGCGCGAAGGGGTCAGGAGGCTCGCCGAGGCACTGGCGATCACGGGGAAGTAG
- a CDS encoding adenosine deaminase encodes MKDFIAALPKCELHLHIEGTLEPELKFELAARNGLELPYSSVEEMRAAYTFDSLSSFLTIYYEGMKVLRTEPDFYDLAMAYLRRAAEQNVRYAEIFFDPQAHTSRGVPFDVVIRGLRRALMDAHAQLGVRAQLIMCFLRDFQAEYAMATLLESLPYKEWIAGIGLDSDERGNPPRKFAAVYERARQEGYLLTMHCDVDQDDAIEHIRQAIEEIGVDRIDHGVNILEDQRLVEVVLARGMGLTCCPISNGYVTDSMKAEGIRKLMDLGVRVTVNSDDPAYFDGYVQENLLALQEALQLTPEELAQLQRNAFEIAWLPRPLKEAYLAEIDACIS; translated from the coding sequence GTGAAGGATTTCATCGCCGCGCTGCCCAAGTGCGAGCTGCACCTGCACATCGAGGGCACGCTGGAGCCCGAGCTCAAGTTCGAGCTGGCTGCGCGCAACGGTCTGGAGCTGCCCTACTCCTCCGTGGAGGAGATGCGGGCCGCCTATACCTTCGACAGCCTGTCCTCGTTCCTGACGATCTACTACGAGGGCATGAAGGTGCTGCGCACCGAGCCCGACTTCTACGACCTGGCCATGGCCTACCTGCGCAGGGCCGCCGAGCAGAACGTCCGGTACGCGGAGATCTTCTTCGACCCGCAGGCGCACACGTCGCGCGGCGTGCCGTTCGACGTGGTGATCAGGGGGCTGCGGCGGGCGCTGATGGACGCGCACGCGCAGCTCGGGGTGCGGGCCCAGCTCATCATGTGCTTCCTGCGCGACTTCCAGGCCGAGTACGCGATGGCGACGCTGCTGGAGTCGCTGCCGTACAAGGAGTGGATCGCCGGCATCGGGCTCGACTCCGACGAGCGGGGCAACCCGCCGCGCAAGTTCGCCGCCGTGTACGAGCGGGCCAGGCAGGAGGGCTACCTGCTGACCATGCACTGCGACGTCGACCAGGACGACGCGATCGAGCACATCCGGCAGGCCATCGAGGAGATCGGCGTCGACCGGATCGACCACGGCGTCAACATCCTGGAGGACCAGCGGCTGGTCGAGGTCGTGCTGGCCCGCGGCATGGGGTTGACCTGCTGTCCGATCAGCAACGGCTACGTCACCGACTCGATGAAGGCCGAGGGCATCCGCAAGCTGATGGACCTGGGCGTGCGGGTGACGGTCAACTCCGACGACCCGGCCTACTTCGACGGCTACGTGCAGGAGAACCTGCTCGCCCTGCAGGAGGCGCTCCAGCTCACGCCCGAGGAGCTGGCTCAGCTCCAGCGCAACGCCTTCGAGATCGCCTGGCTGCCCAGGCCGCTCAAGGAGGCCTATCTGGCCGAGATCGACGCCTGCATCTCGTGA
- a CDS encoding XRE family transcriptional regulator has translation MRHDKSPVLVVTPGPAAGVRGAIAGNLRRTRLARGHSVRELAELTGVSKALISQIERGVANPTIEVLTRLADALELTFTELTRTHLLEPEVIRRGEGSTEVVGDTTVRSLFAAADRRRFELAEGDLPPRTRSAKSAHGRGSIEHAYVVTGQVSVETEAWTVRLGEGDAVRFAAELDHVYVTGEAGCRVLTLISFSED, from the coding sequence GTGCGGCACGACAAGAGCCCCGTCCTGGTGGTGACCCCGGGGCCGGCCGCGGGGGTCAGGGGGGCGATCGCCGGCAACCTGCGGCGCACCCGGCTGGCGCGCGGCCACAGCGTGCGGGAGCTGGCCGAGCTGACGGGGGTGAGCAAGGCGCTCATCTCGCAGATCGAGCGGGGCGTGGCCAATCCGACGATCGAGGTGCTGACCAGGCTGGCGGACGCGCTGGAGCTCACCTTCACCGAGCTGACCAGGACACACCTGCTGGAGCCCGAGGTGATCAGGCGGGGCGAGGGCAGCACCGAGGTGGTCGGCGACACGACGGTGCGCAGCCTGTTCGCGGCGGCCGACCGGCGGCGGTTCGAGCTGGCCGAGGGTGACCTGCCGCCGAGGACGCGCAGCGCCAAGAGCGCGCACGGGCGGGGCTCGATCGAGCACGCCTACGTCGTCACGGGCCAGGTGAGCGTGGAGACCGAGGCCTGGACGGTGCGGCTGGGCGAGGGCGACGCGGTGCGGTTCGCGGCCGAGCTGGATCACGTCTACGTCACCGGCGAGGCGGGCTGCCGGGTGCTGACACTGATCTCCTTCTCCGAGGACTAG
- a CDS encoding 1,4-dihydroxy-2-naphthoate polyprenyltransferase encodes MATPAQWIAGARPRTLPNAVVPVMVGTGVAIGEGGFVWWRAVLALLVALSLQIGVNYANDYSDGIRGTDDQRVGPMRLVGSRAATPREVLTAALGCFALAAVLGLVLVLVTRAWWVLLVGAAAIAAAWFYTGGKRPYGYRGLGEVAVFVFFGVVPVVGTAYVQTEQLSWAALIASIPVGLLSCSMLVVNNLRDVGTDGQSGKRTLAVLLGAERTRTLYVACQVLPFVVALAMVPITPWAALVLLAVPLAIAPIRAVLGKAVGPALIAVLQQTGKLQLAYGTLFAVGLAIIF; translated from the coding sequence ATGGCAACCCCCGCCCAGTGGATCGCCGGAGCACGCCCGCGCACGCTGCCGAACGCCGTCGTGCCCGTCATGGTGGGCACCGGCGTGGCCATCGGCGAAGGCGGATTCGTGTGGTGGCGGGCGGTCCTGGCCCTGCTCGTGGCGCTGTCGCTGCAGATCGGCGTCAACTACGCCAACGACTACAGCGACGGCATCCGCGGCACCGACGACCAGCGGGTCGGCCCGATGCGGCTGGTCGGCTCGCGCGCGGCCACGCCCCGTGAGGTGCTGACGGCCGCGCTGGGCTGCTTCGCGCTCGCCGCGGTGCTGGGCCTGGTCCTGGTGCTGGTGACGCGGGCGTGGTGGGTGCTGCTGGTGGGCGCGGCGGCGATCGCCGCCGCCTGGTTCTACACCGGCGGCAAGCGCCCGTACGGTTACCGCGGCCTGGGCGAGGTGGCCGTGTTCGTCTTCTTCGGGGTCGTGCCCGTGGTCGGCACGGCGTACGTGCAGACGGAGCAGCTGAGCTGGGCGGCGCTGATCGCCTCGATCCCGGTGGGGCTGCTGTCGTGCTCGATGCTGGTGGTCAACAACCTGCGCGACGTCGGCACGGATGGGCAGTCGGGCAAGCGCACGCTGGCGGTGCTGCTGGGGGCCGAGCGTACGCGCACGCTGTACGTGGCCTGCCAGGTGCTGCCGTTCGTGGTGGCGCTGGCGATGGTGCCGATCACGCCGTGGGCGGCGCTGGTGCTGCTGGCCGTGCCGCTGGCGATCGCCCCGATCAGGGCTGTGCTGGGCAAGGCCGTGGGGCCGGCGCTGATCGCGGTGCTGCAGCAGACGGGCAAGCTGCAGCTGGCCTACGGCACGCTCTTCGCGGTGGGGCTGGCGATCATCTTCTAG
- a CDS encoding ABC transporter permease, protein MRRPPYVALAVLVVAGVAAAFSPWLVPGATAQDLMTGITGPGPGHPLGTDDLGRDVLQLLVAGARTAVPGALAVAAGSMLIGNLVGLAAGYFGGWADTLAMRWADLMFSLPALLVAIVVAGVLGGGYALAIAVLVVLFAPTDTRAVRGAVLEQRHRPYVEAALLKNLSSWRIMTRHIWPNVASVSLAQAFVNFAYALVSLASLSFLGLGVPAGSPDWGRTLADNRTQLLANPWAVIAPGLAVIATAVALNVVGDWLHERVERRGRAR, encoded by the coding sequence ATGAGGCGGCCACCGTACGTCGCGCTGGCCGTGCTCGTGGTCGCCGGGGTGGCGGCCGCGTTCTCGCCCTGGCTGGTGCCCGGCGCCACCGCGCAGGACCTCATGACCGGCATCACCGGCCCCGGCCCCGGCCACCCGCTCGGTACCGACGACCTGGGCCGCGACGTGCTGCAGCTGCTGGTCGCCGGGGCCCGCACCGCCGTGCCGGGCGCGCTCGCCGTGGCCGCCGGCTCCATGCTCATCGGGAACCTGGTCGGGCTGGCCGCCGGTTACTTCGGCGGCTGGGCCGACACGCTGGCCATGCGCTGGGCCGACCTGATGTTCTCGCTGCCCGCGCTGCTGGTCGCGATCGTCGTGGCGGGCGTGCTCGGCGGCGGGTACGCGCTGGCCATCGCCGTGCTGGTGGTGCTGTTCGCGCCCACGGACACGCGGGCCGTGCGCGGCGCCGTGCTGGAGCAGCGCCACCGGCCCTACGTGGAGGCGGCCCTGCTCAAGAACCTCTCCTCCTGGCGGATCATGACCAGGCACATCTGGCCCAACGTCGCCTCCGTCAGCCTGGCGCAGGCGTTCGTGAACTTCGCGTACGCGCTGGTCTCGCTGGCGTCGCTGTCGTTCCTCGGCCTCGGCGTGCCCGCCGGGTCGCCGGACTGGGGGCGGACGCTGGCCGACAACCGTACGCAACTGCTGGCCAACCCGTGGGCCGTGATCGCCCCCGGCCTGGCCGTCATCGCCACCGCGGTCGCGCTCAACGTGGTGGGCGACTGGCTGCACGAGCGCGTCGAGCGGCGCGGAAGGGCACGCTGA